The Streptomyces sp. NBC_00576 genome contains the following window.
GCCGAGCCCTCCTTCAGGAACGTGGTCGCGCTGTCGTGGCTGGTGAAGAACTTGATGAAGTCCAGCGCCGTGGCCTTGTTCCTGGCGAAGGAGGACAGGGCCACGTTGTGGCCGCCCAGGGTGGAGGAGCCGGCTCCGGTCAGGCCGGGCAGCGGCGCAACCGCGAGCTTGCCGGCGACCTCGCTCTTCTGGGCCAGCGAGTACACGTAGGGCCAGTTGCGCAGGAAGATCAGCTTTCCGGACTGGAACGCCTGGCGGCCTTCCTCCTCCTGGTAGGTGATGGCCTCTTTCGGGATCGTGCCGTCCTTGAAGGAGTCGACGAGGAAGTCCAGGCCCTTCTTCGCGGCGGGCGTGTCGACGTCCGGCTTGCCGTTGGCGTCGGTGACGACCCCGCCGGCCGAGTTCACGGCCTCGGAGAAGTTGACGGTCAGGCCCTCGTACTTCTGGAACTGGCCGGCGTAGCAGGACATGTCCTTGGCCTCGGGCAGCCTCTCGACCTTGGCGCAGGCGGCCTTCATCTCCGCCCACGTCGTCGGCGCGGCGCTGACGCCGGCCTTCTTCAGCAGGTCGGATCGGTAGTAGAGGATGCCGCCGTCGGAGGACTGCGGGGCCGCGTACAGGTTGTCGCGGTACTTGACCGTCTCCACCACCGGCTTGAGCATCTCGTCCAGCGGGAACTGCGCGGCGGGCAGCTGGTCGATCCACTGGTGGGCGGCGAACTCCGAGGTCCACACCGCGTCCAGGGAGAGCACCGTGTACGCGTCGGACTTCGTCTCGGCGTTCTGGATCATTTGCTGACGCTGCTGGTTCACGTCCGCCGGCAGCTGGACGAAGGTGACCTTCTCCTTCGGGTGCTGCGCGTTCCAGCCGTCGATCACCTTCTGGACGACGCCGGAACTGTCCTTGGCGGCCGCGAACGTGATCGGGCCACGGCCCGTGAAGGCCGACGGGCTCTTGGACTGCCCCGACGAACTGCTCTCGTCGGAGGAGCCGCAGGCGGTGAGGACGAGCCCGGCGGCGACGAGCACGGCCGAGCACTGAAGGACTCTGGTGGTTCTGGCGTTCATGTCTCTCCTGGACGTGCGGAACCGAAGTCTCGGTCTGTAGTGAGACTGAGCTGTCATCGCGTTCGAAAGATCAAAAGAGCAGGTCAAAGCCACGAAAGACGACTTCACGACGACGGCTTCGACTTCACTGAGACAACGCTTGCACCGTAGGAGTGCTCTCAATGGAAGTCAATGCGTAACTTCCCGGTAGCAAGGATGCTTCACGCGATCGAGGCCACCCTCTTATAGGCACTTATCGGTCATTCAACCTCGCCGAGCC
Protein-coding sequences here:
- a CDS encoding ABC transporter substrate-binding protein — translated: MNARTTRVLQCSAVLVAAGLVLTACGSSDESSSSGQSKSPSAFTGRGPITFAAAKDSSGVVQKVIDGWNAQHPKEKVTFVQLPADVNQQRQQMIQNAETKSDAYTVLSLDAVWTSEFAAHQWIDQLPAAQFPLDEMLKPVVETVKYRDNLYAAPQSSDGGILYYRSDLLKKAGVSAAPTTWAEMKAACAKVERLPEAKDMSCYAGQFQKYEGLTVNFSEAVNSAGGVVTDANGKPDVDTPAAKKGLDFLVDSFKDGTIPKEAITYQEEEGRQAFQSGKLIFLRNWPYVYSLAQKSEVAGKLAVAPLPGLTGAGSSTLGGHNVALSSFARNKATALDFIKFFTSHDSATTFLKEGSAAPPYADLYDDRTLVEQYPYLPVLKKAILNAIPRPRVVQYGDVSSAIQQEAYAALNGDKSSAQALKELQADLQKLSAQQ